A window from Malania oleifera isolate guangnan ecotype guangnan chromosome 7, ASM2987363v1, whole genome shotgun sequence encodes these proteins:
- the LOC131160502 gene encoding UDP-rhamnose/UDP-galactose transporter 4 isoform X2 produces MDSWLLGAITGSNAIGASATTLTGLHFATTTLMTAVLKWLGYIQDSHLPFFDLLKIVFFGNFSIVGMNVSLMWNSVGFYQIAKLSMIPVSCFLEVVLDKMRYSTDTKLSIILVLMGVAVCTVTDVSVNAKGFIAAVVAVWSTSLQQYYVHFLQRKYSLGSFNLLGHTAPAQAASLLLLGPFMDYWLTSNRVDAYHYSLTSSLFIVLSCTIAIGTNLSQFICIGRFTAVSFQVLGHMKTVLVLILGFFFFGKEGLNLQVILGMVIAVVGMIWYGNASSKPGGRERCIQAVPSSKPLKQDGLLESTEHDEKV; encoded by the exons CTACAACTTTGACTGGTCTGCATTTTGCTACAACAACCTTGATGACTGCTGTTCTTAAGTGGCTGGGATATATCCAGGATTCTCATCTACCATTTTTTGATCTtcttaaaattgttttttttGGAAACTTCTCTATTGTCGGGATGAATGTGAGTTTGATGTGGAACTCTGTTGGGTTCTATCAG ATTGCAAAGTTGAGTATGATTCCAGTATCTTGTTTCCTGGAAGTTGTCTTGGACAAGATGCGGTACTCTACAGATACCAAACTTAGCATAATTTTAGTTTTGATGGGTGTTGCAGTCTGTACTGTTACTGATGTGAGTGTCAATGCCAAAGGTTTCATTGCTGCAGTTGTGGCAGTTTGGAGCACTTCTCTCCAGCAGTAT TACGTTCATTTTCTTCAACGAAAGTATTCACTAGGATCTTTCAACTTGTTGGGGCACACTGCTCCGGCACAGGCTGCATCTTTGCTGTTGTTAGGGCCCTTTATGGACTATTGGTTGACAAGTAATAGAGTTGATGCCTACCACTATAGCTTAACATCTTCG CTATTTATAGTTCTGTCCTGCACCATTGCAATTGGGACCAATCTCAGTCAATTCATCTGCATTGGAAGATTTACAGCGGTGTCCTTTCAGGTTCTTGGCCACATGAAGACAGTTCTTGTCCTGATCTTgggattttttttctttgggaAGGAGGGTCTTAATTTGCAAGTTATTTTAGGTATGGTAATTGCTGTTGTGGGAATGATCTGGTACGGCAATGCCTCGTCGAAGCCCGGAGGAAGGGAGCGATGTATCCAAGCAGTCCCAAGCAGCAAACCACTGAAACAAGATGGACTATTGGAATCTACTGAGCACGATGAGAAGGTCTAG